A portion of the Halogeometricum sp. S1BR25-6 genome contains these proteins:
- a CDS encoding 50S ribosomal protein L18e, with amino-acid sequence MSKTNPRLNSLIAELKAASRDSGANVWQDVADRLEKPRRTHAEVNLGRIERYAKEDETVIVPGKVLGSGVLEKNVTVAAVDFSSSARKKIEQVGSTVTLEQIAEQNPEGSDVRVIR; translated from the coding sequence ATGAGTAAGACTAACCCGAGACTCAACAGTCTCATCGCCGAGCTAAAGGCGGCCTCGCGCGACTCCGGAGCCAACGTGTGGCAGGACGTCGCGGACCGTCTGGAGAAGCCCCGGCGCACCCACGCAGAGGTCAACCTCGGTCGTATCGAACGGTACGCCAAGGAAGACGAGACGGTCATCGTCCCCGGCAAAGTGCTGGGCAGCGGTGTGCTGGAGAAGAACGTCACTGTCGCGGCTGTCGACTTTTCGTCGTCGGCCCGCAAGAAAATCGAGCAGGTCGGTTCGACGGTGACGCTCGAACAGATCGCAGAACAGAACCCCGAGGGCTCCGACGTGCGGGTGATCCGATGA
- a CDS encoding 50S ribosomal protein L13 → MSLAEFDADVVVDARNCIMGRVASEVAQKALAGEKVAIVNAEDTVITGSEDDVMSVYRKRVEVGSDQGPYYPKRPDRIFKRAVRGMVPYKTDEGREALSNVRVYVGNPFDEDGDVVDGTSLDRLSNIKFISLGEVSEKLGANVTW, encoded by the coding sequence ATGAGTCTCGCAGAGTTCGACGCCGACGTGGTCGTCGACGCGCGGAACTGCATCATGGGTCGCGTCGCCAGCGAGGTCGCCCAGAAGGCGCTTGCGGGCGAGAAGGTCGCCATCGTCAACGCCGAGGACACCGTCATCACGGGCTCCGAGGACGACGTAATGAGCGTCTACCGCAAGCGCGTGGAAGTCGGCTCCGACCAGGGTCCGTACTACCCCAAGCGGCCGGACCGCATCTTCAAGCGCGCCGTCCGCGGGATGGTCCCGTACAAGACCGACGAGGGCCGCGAAGCGCTCTCGAACGTCCGCGTCTACGTCGGCAACCCGTTCGACGAGGACGGCGACGTCGTCGACGGCACTTCGCTGGACCGCCTCTCGAACATCAAGTTCATCTCGCTCGGAGAGGTCTCCGAGAAACTGGGTGCTAACGTCACATGGTAA
- a CDS encoding 30S ribosomal protein S9 has translation MVTNTSGKKKTAIARATVSEGEGRVRINSRPVELTEPEMARLKMLEPFRIAGEDLRSQVDIDVTVSGGGFAGQADATRTAIARGLVQHLNDAELRDAYMDFDRSLLVNDVRQSESKKWGGPGARARYQKSYR, from the coding sequence ATGGTAACGAATACGTCCGGAAAGAAGAAGACGGCCATCGCCCGCGCCACCGTGAGCGAGGGCGAGGGCCGCGTCCGTATCAACTCCCGACCGGTCGAACTGACCGAACCGGAGATGGCCCGCCTGAAGATGCTGGAACCGTTCCGCATCGCCGGCGAGGACCTCCGTTCGCAGGTCGACATCGACGTCACCGTGTCCGGCGGCGGTTTCGCCGGGCAGGCCGACGCGACGCGCACGGCCATCGCGCGCGGTCTGGTGCAGCATCTCAACGACGCGGAACTCCGCGACGCCTACATGGACTTCGACCGCTCGCTCCTGGTGAACGACGTTCGCCAGTCCGAGTCGAAGAAGTGGGGCGGACCGGGTGCGAGAGCGCGCTACCAGAAGTCCTACCGCTAG
- a CDS encoding DNA-directed RNA polymerase subunit N, which produces MMIPVRCFTCGNVVGEHWDEFKARAREGDEDPAEVLDELGVERHCCRRMMVSHKDLVDVVAPYQ; this is translated from the coding sequence ATGATGATTCCCGTCCGGTGTTTCACGTGCGGCAACGTCGTCGGCGAACACTGGGACGAGTTCAAGGCTCGCGCCCGCGAGGGTGACGAAGACCCCGCCGAGGTCCTCGACGAACTCGGCGTCGAGCGCCACTGCTGTCGGCGCATGATGGTCTCGCACAAAGACCTCGTGGACGTGGTGGCACCGTACCAATAA
- a CDS encoding DNA-directed RNA polymerase subunit K, with translation MMHQRYNRYEKARILGARALQVSYGAPVLLDTDQSEPILIAAEEYDAGVLPFTVRREGK, from the coding sequence ATAATGCACCAGCGCTACAACCGATACGAGAAGGCACGCATCCTCGGCGCGCGAGCGCTGCAGGTGTCGTACGGGGCGCCGGTCCTACTCGACACGGACCAGAGCGAACCCATCCTCATCGCGGCCGAGGAGTACGACGCCGGTGTGCTGCCGTTCACGGTCAGACGAGAGGGTAAGTGA
- the eno gene encoding phosphopyruvate hydratase, which yields MTLITDVRLRRVLDSRGNPTVEADVLTESGGFGRAAAPSGASTGEYEAIELPPSEAIAAARRHAIPRLVDEVYAGNQREVDGALRAADGTDNFSEVGANSAVAISMAAGKAGADVLGAPLYQHLGGAFRGENFPTPLGNVVGGGEHAKEATHIQEFLSAPVGAPSVSEAIFANAAVHARISEILDDRDVPAAKGDEGAWAPPISDAEAFEVVDEAVSDVEDDLGFEIGFGLDIAAAELYDEDEGGYVFGDEVKSTDEMVDYVAEMVHEYDLVYVEDPLDENDYEGFAELTERVGEQTLVCGDDLFVTNVERLQDGIDVGAANSILIKPNQIGTLSDAFDAVELAVRNNYDAVISHRSGETEDTTIAHLAVATDAAFIKTGAVQGERTAKLNELIRIADDAV from the coding sequence ATGACACTCATCACCGACGTACGGCTCCGACGCGTCCTCGACTCTCGGGGCAACCCGACCGTCGAGGCGGACGTACTCACCGAGTCGGGCGGCTTCGGCCGCGCGGCCGCGCCCAGCGGCGCGAGCACCGGCGAGTACGAGGCTATCGAACTCCCGCCGTCGGAGGCCATCGCGGCCGCCCGGCGCCACGCCATCCCGCGCCTCGTCGACGAGGTGTACGCGGGCAATCAGCGCGAGGTCGACGGGGCCCTGCGCGCCGCGGACGGGACGGACAACTTCTCGGAGGTCGGCGCCAACAGCGCCGTCGCCATCTCGATGGCGGCCGGGAAGGCCGGCGCCGACGTGCTCGGTGCACCCCTGTACCAGCATCTCGGCGGCGCGTTCCGCGGTGAGAACTTCCCGACGCCGCTCGGCAACGTCGTCGGCGGCGGCGAACACGCGAAGGAGGCCACGCACATCCAGGAGTTCCTCTCCGCGCCGGTCGGCGCGCCGAGCGTCTCCGAGGCCATCTTCGCCAACGCCGCGGTCCACGCCCGCATCTCCGAGATACTCGACGACCGCGACGTCCCCGCCGCGAAGGGCGACGAGGGCGCGTGGGCGCCGCCCATCTCGGACGCCGAGGCGTTCGAGGTGGTCGACGAGGCCGTCTCCGACGTGGAGGACGACCTCGGGTTCGAGATCGGATTCGGTCTCGACATCGCAGCGGCCGAACTGTACGACGAGGACGAGGGCGGCTACGTCTTCGGCGACGAGGTGAAGTCGACCGACGAGATGGTCGACTACGTCGCCGAGATGGTCCACGAGTACGACCTCGTCTACGTCGAGGACCCCCTCGACGAGAACGACTACGAGGGCTTCGCGGAACTGACCGAGCGGGTGGGCGAGCAGACGCTCGTCTGCGGCGACGACCTGTTCGTCACCAACGTCGAACGCCTGCAGGACGGCATCGACGTGGGCGCCGCGAACTCCATCCTCATCAAGCCGAACCAGATCGGCACCCTCTCGGACGCCTTCGACGCCGTCGAACTCGCCGTCCGGAACAACTACGACGCGGTTATCTCGCACCGTTCCGGCGAGACGGAGGACACCACCATCGCACACCTCGCCGTCGCGACCGACGCCGCCTTCATCAAGACGGGGGCGGTGCAGGGCGAGCGAACAGCTAAACTGAACGAACTCATCCGCATCGCGGACGACGCAGTATGA
- the rpsB gene encoding 30S ribosomal protein S2, which yields MTDNDNEAVEVVDEDVAEAEDADADAAETTEAETTEEEVAEADEADAEAETEEAPAKDVAEAETLEEDEEDAGPAFDEDVMPDEEADLLIPVEDYLAAGVHIGTQQKTKDMERFIHRVRDDGLYVLDVSQTDSRIRTAADFLANYDPEQILVTSSRQYGRFPAKKFADAVGARARTGRFIPGTLTNPDYAGYIEPDVVVVTDPIGDAQAVKEAITVGIPVIAMCDSNNQLSNVDLVVPTNNKGRRALSVVYWLLANETLDRRGTDQVYALEDFEAEV from the coding sequence ATGACAGACAACGACAACGAAGCGGTCGAAGTCGTCGACGAGGACGTCGCGGAGGCCGAAGACGCCGACGCCGACGCCGCCGAGACGACCGAGGCCGAGACGACCGAAGAAGAAGTCGCCGAGGCCGACGAAGCCGACGCCGAAGCCGAAACCGAGGAGGCTCCGGCGAAGGACGTGGCCGAGGCCGAAACGCTCGAGGAAGACGAGGAGGACGCCGGACCGGCGTTCGACGAAGACGTCATGCCGGACGAGGAGGCCGACCTCCTCATCCCCGTCGAGGACTACCTCGCCGCCGGGGTCCACATCGGGACCCAGCAGAAGACGAAGGACATGGAGCGGTTCATCCACCGCGTCCGCGACGACGGTCTGTACGTCCTCGACGTGAGCCAGACGGACTCGCGTATCCGCACCGCCGCGGACTTCCTCGCGAACTACGACCCCGAGCAGATTCTGGTCACGAGTTCGCGCCAGTACGGTCGGTTCCCGGCCAAGAAGTTCGCCGACGCCGTCGGCGCCCGCGCCCGCACGGGCCGGTTCATTCCGGGCACGCTGACGAACCCCGACTACGCCGGCTACATCGAACCCGACGTGGTCGTCGTCACTGACCCCATCGGCGACGCGCAGGCGGTCAAGGAGGCCATCACGGTCGGCATCCCTGTCATCGCCATGTGCGACTCGAACAACCAGCTCTCGAACGTCGACCTCGTCGTCCCGACGAACAACAAGGGTCGACGCGCCCTGTCGGTCGTCTACTGGCTGCTCGCCAACGAGACGCTCGACCGCCGCGGCACCGACCAGGTGTACGCGCTGGAAGACTTCGAGGCCGAAGTCTAA
- a CDS encoding VOC family protein, translating to MPARVEWRGVLTIDHVAFSGLDLDDLRAVAETVGLPTAYGGPHGTGTTHMAVVGLPDGSYLELVAPTEGTDPADAGFWPAHLAADAGPAGWCLDVPDAAAAAKAAIDRGVRVDGPHEGSRVRPNGTRVEWDMCFEGPDGDERLPFLVSDRTPRSYRTTPDPDLLDSPLVGTAAVVLAVDDADASADLLTRRHRLPTPVDAAGPFDRLRVCPGAPVALAEAGTGADGPLRKRLETVGEGPCAYLLGVDDFEAARERFSLGDPFAFGRGDGARAAWFDHERFAGRLGVVERSD from the coding sequence ATGCCCGCTCGCGTCGAGTGGCGAGGCGTGCTCACCATCGACCACGTCGCCTTCAGCGGCCTCGACCTCGACGACCTGCGAGCGGTCGCCGAGACCGTCGGCCTCCCCACGGCGTACGGCGGCCCGCACGGAACCGGAACGACGCACATGGCCGTCGTCGGCCTCCCCGACGGCTCCTACCTCGAACTCGTCGCCCCGACGGAGGGAACCGACCCCGCGGACGCCGGATTCTGGCCCGCACACCTCGCCGCGGACGCCGGCCCCGCGGGGTGGTGTCTCGACGTGCCCGACGCGGCCGCGGCGGCGAAAGCGGCCATCGACCGCGGCGTCCGCGTCGACGGTCCGCACGAGGGCTCGCGGGTCCGTCCGAACGGGACGCGCGTCGAGTGGGACATGTGCTTCGAGGGCCCCGACGGCGACGAACGACTCCCGTTTCTCGTCTCCGACCGGACGCCTCGCTCCTACCGAACGACGCCCGACCCCGACCTCCTCGACTCGCCCCTAGTCGGCACCGCCGCCGTCGTCCTCGCCGTCGACGACGCCGACGCGTCCGCGGACCTCCTGACCCGGCGGCACCGCCTGCCGACGCCCGTCGACGCCGCCGGTCCGTTCGACCGCCTGCGCGTCTGTCCCGGCGCCCCCGTCGCCCTCGCGGAGGCGGGGACGGGGGCGGACGGACCGCTCCGGAAGCGACTCGAGACGGTCGGGGAGGGGCCGTGCGCGTACCTCCTCGGGGTCGACGACTTCGAGGCGGCCCGCGAGCGCTTCTCGCTCGGCGACCCGTTCGCGTTCGGACGCGGGGACGGGGCGCGCGCGGCGTGGTTCGACCACGAGCGATTCGCGGGGCGACTCGGCGTGGTCGAACGGTCGGACTGA
- a CDS encoding zinc-dependent metalloprotease: protein MDILRSVHAVATASGDGTGTGAIDWVAVADAAKNVTDPGDIALSDADREGYATDVRDARRRLRDVGDVEFDLPDTVEVQSRHHWIDANIRTFERVMRPIEERGRVTLPGVTRVVNTGTMAFMLSFLGKNVLGQYDPLLLAEDDEEHGLYFVHPNIVAASESLDVDLDRFRRWIAFHEVSHAAEFGAAPWLSEHLETRMQDGLDALADGQFDREAFSDLDTAMTAVEGYAELLMDRAFDEEYEDLREKLDARRKGGGPVARLARRLLGLGMKRRQYERGARFFETVADERGVAAASTVWERPENLPTEEELENPWKWIARVNPESRL from the coding sequence ATGGATATCCTCCGTAGCGTCCACGCGGTCGCGACCGCTTCGGGCGACGGCACCGGGACCGGCGCCATCGATTGGGTCGCCGTCGCCGACGCCGCGAAGAACGTGACCGACCCCGGCGATATCGCGCTCTCCGATGCCGACCGCGAGGGGTACGCGACGGACGTGCGCGACGCCCGCCGCCGCCTCCGCGACGTGGGCGACGTCGAGTTCGACCTCCCAGACACCGTCGAGGTGCAGAGCCGCCACCACTGGATCGACGCGAACATCCGGACGTTCGAGCGCGTGATGCGACCCATCGAGGAGCGCGGCCGCGTCACCCTCCCCGGCGTCACCCGCGTCGTCAACACCGGGACGATGGCGTTCATGCTGTCGTTCCTCGGCAAGAACGTCCTCGGGCAGTACGACCCCCTCCTCCTCGCCGAGGACGACGAGGAGCACGGCCTCTACTTCGTTCACCCGAACATCGTCGCGGCGTCGGAGTCGCTCGACGTCGATCTCGACCGCTTCCGGCGCTGGATCGCCTTCCACGAGGTGTCGCACGCCGCCGAGTTCGGCGCGGCCCCGTGGCTCTCAGAGCACCTCGAAACCCGGATGCAGGACGGTCTCGACGCCCTCGCCGACGGGCAGTTCGACCGCGAGGCGTTCTCGGACCTCGACACCGCGATGACGGCCGTCGAGGGGTACGCGGAACTCCTGATGGACCGCGCGTTCGACGAGGAGTACGAGGACCTCCGGGAGAAACTCGACGCCCGCCGCAAGGGCGGCGGCCCCGTCGCCCGCCTCGCCCGCCGCCTCCTCGGCCTCGGGATGAAGCGCCGCCAGTACGAACGCGGCGCGCGGTTCTTCGAGACCGTCGCGGACGAACGCGGCGTCGCCGCCGCCTCGACCGTGTGGGAGCGCCCGGAGAACCTCCCGACCGAGGAGGAACTGGAGAACCCCTGGAAGTGGATCGCTCGGGTGAACCCCGAGTCGCGGCTGTAA
- a CDS encoding response regulator, which yields MNEFAGVSPSTDRIRVLHVDDAPDLGELVAAFLERADDRLTVETAASVEEGLDRLAEETFDCVVSDYEMPERTGIDFLETIRSTRPDLPFILYTGRGSEEVASEAITAGATDYLQKESGTDHYAVLANRIANVVERDRARTSMNEIQHLFAELVDRTDDVLWLFSRDWSELVFITDSYETVYGQSLATLREDSRAFLDAVHPEDRERVERSMEALSNGRAVDVEYRVNEAEGYGRYVWVKGEPITDAEGRVTHVGGSTRDITYRRTREEELARAERQYEAVFEDPNVLVGLLTPDGTVLDVNRTAMEYIDADREAVLGTPFREAPWWGDDDSLREDVQRWVDRAASGEYVPFEAEIVGADGHRTVSGVFRPVTNDDGEVTEIIVSDRDITDRRTRERVLREMYEITADPELSFDEQVRGLLALGRAQLGVGYGTLSRIRGEEYRFEVVDAADDSISEGDIVPLSATNCEIAAATEKTLVLENIERDAPEETDRAGFTEWGISCYLGTPVFVDDGVYGTFCFYDTEPRREPFSEWEVTLVDLMSRWVSSELQRQRANERLQRQNGRLERFASIVSHDLRNPLSVAMGSVELAEQTEDLDHLAPARRSLKRMNGLIDDLLMLARSGDVIDDLSAVELASVVEQSWMNVPTADATLRVETEQTVRADGTRLRQLFENLVRNAVEHGARQASGRSAPGDSVEHGSTSSETASHEAESGGRSVTVTVGDLPDGFYVADDGPGIPPENRDRVFEHGYSTDRDGTGYGLAIVREIADAHGWEIRVTESAEGGARFDITGVDVVG from the coding sequence ATGAACGAGTTCGCGGGGGTATCGCCGTCGACCGACCGGATTCGGGTCCTCCACGTCGACGACGCGCCGGACCTCGGCGAACTGGTCGCGGCGTTCCTCGAACGGGCGGACGACCGACTGACGGTCGAGACGGCGGCGAGCGTCGAGGAGGGACTGGACCGACTCGCCGAGGAGACGTTCGACTGCGTCGTCTCGGACTACGAGATGCCCGAACGCACCGGCATCGACTTCCTCGAAACCATCCGCTCGACGCGCCCGGACCTCCCCTTCATCCTCTACACCGGGCGGGGGTCCGAGGAGGTGGCCAGCGAGGCCATCACGGCCGGCGCGACGGACTACCTCCAGAAGGAGTCCGGCACCGACCACTACGCGGTGCTCGCGAACCGCATCGCCAACGTGGTCGAACGCGACCGCGCGCGGACCTCGATGAACGAAATACAGCACCTGTTCGCCGAACTGGTCGACCGCACCGACGACGTGCTCTGGTTGTTCTCCCGCGACTGGAGCGAACTGGTGTTCATCACGGACTCCTACGAGACGGTGTACGGGCAATCGCTCGCGACCCTTCGGGAGGACTCCCGCGCGTTTCTCGACGCGGTGCACCCCGAGGACCGAGAACGGGTCGAGCGGTCCATGGAGGCCCTCTCGAACGGACGGGCGGTCGACGTCGAGTACCGCGTCAACGAAGCCGAAGGCTACGGCCGCTACGTCTGGGTGAAAGGGGAACCGATAACCGACGCCGAGGGGCGGGTCACGCACGTCGGCGGGTCGACCCGAGATATCACGTACCGTCGGACCCGCGAGGAGGAGCTCGCCCGCGCGGAGCGCCAGTACGAGGCGGTGTTCGAGGACCCGAACGTCCTCGTGGGGTTGCTCACCCCCGACGGGACGGTCCTCGACGTCAACCGGACCGCCATGGAGTACATCGACGCCGACCGCGAGGCGGTGCTGGGGACGCCGTTCCGCGAGGCGCCGTGGTGGGGGGACGACGACTCCCTCCGCGAGGACGTCCAGCGGTGGGTCGACCGCGCGGCGTCCGGAGAGTACGTCCCGTTCGAGGCCGAAATCGTCGGCGCCGACGGGCACCGTACCGTCAGCGGCGTGTTCAGACCGGTGACGAACGACGACGGGGAGGTAACCGAGATAATCGTCTCCGACCGCGACATCACCGACCGACGGACGCGCGAACGCGTCCTCCGCGAGATGTACGAGATAACCGCCGACCCGGAGCTATCGTTCGACGAACAGGTCCGGGGGCTCCTCGCGCTCGGTCGCGCGCAACTGGGAGTCGGCTACGGGACGCTGTCGCGGATTCGGGGCGAGGAGTACCGCTTCGAGGTGGTCGATGCGGCCGACGACAGCATCTCCGAAGGGGATATCGTGCCGCTGTCGGCGACCAACTGCGAAATCGCCGCGGCGACCGAGAAGACGCTCGTTCTCGAGAACATCGAGCGCGACGCGCCGGAGGAGACGGACCGAGCGGGCTTCACCGAGTGGGGCATCTCCTGTTACCTCGGAACGCCGGTGTTCGTCGACGACGGCGTCTACGGCACGTTCTGCTTCTACGATACGGAACCTCGGAGAGAGCCGTTCTCCGAGTGGGAGGTGACGCTCGTCGACCTGATGAGCCGCTGGGTGAGCTCGGAGCTGCAGCGCCAGCGGGCGAACGAGCGGTTGCAGCGGCAGAACGGTCGGCTGGAGCGGTTCGCCTCCATCGTCTCGCACGACCTGCGGAACCCGCTGAGCGTGGCGATGGGGTCGGTCGAGTTGGCCGAACAAACCGAGGACCTGGACCACCTCGCACCCGCGCGGCGCTCGCTCAAACGGATGAACGGGCTCATCGACGACCTGCTCATGCTGGCTCGGTCGGGGGACGTCATCGACGACCTCTCGGCCGTCGAACTCGCCTCGGTCGTCGAGCAGTCGTGGATGAACGTTCCGACGGCCGACGCGACGCTCCGAGTCGAGACCGAGCAGACGGTTCGTGCAGACGGGACGCGGCTCCGGCAACTGTTCGAGAACCTCGTCCGGAACGCTGTCGAGCACGGTGCTCGACAGGCCTCCGGTCGCTCCGCTCCCGGAGACAGCGTGGAACACGGTTCCACGAGCAGTGAGACCGCGTCTCACGAGGCCGAGAGCGGCGGCCGGTCGGTGACCGTCACGGTCGGCGACCTACCCGACGGCTTCTACGTGGCGGACGACGGGCCGGGGATTCCGCCGGAGAACCGCGACCGCGTGTTCGAGCACGGCTACTCGACGGACCGGGACGGAACCGGGTACGGACTCGCCATCGTCCGCGAGATTGCCGACGCCCACGGCTGGGAGATTCGCGTGACCGAGAGCGCGGAGGGCGGCGCGCGGTTCGACATCACGGGCGTCGACGTCGTGGGCTGA
- a CDS encoding nuclear transport factor 2 family protein translates to MSARATVEDYYEALRRGEPLYPYFAESEAVTKFGVGETLVGYDAVAEGLREQTRTTTDWTVESGDLRVVERDDHAAFADDVRMAWTDTEAGADREFDTRWSGTLERRPAADGASEGTDGTDGDDGGGPDAGTGGDSEEWVFLGMHVSVAHDPEDG, encoded by the coding sequence ATGAGCGCACGGGCGACCGTCGAGGACTACTACGAAGCCCTTCGCCGCGGAGAGCCGCTGTACCCCTACTTCGCGGAATCCGAGGCGGTGACGAAGTTCGGGGTGGGCGAGACGCTCGTCGGCTACGACGCGGTCGCCGAGGGACTCCGCGAGCAGACCCGGACGACGACGGACTGGACCGTGGAGAGCGGCGACCTACGCGTCGTCGAACGCGACGACCACGCCGCCTTCGCCGACGACGTTCGGATGGCGTGGACCGACACCGAGGCGGGCGCGGACCGCGAGTTCGACACGCGGTGGAGCGGGACCCTCGAACGGCGTCCCGCGGCCGACGGTGCGAGCGAGGGAACCGACGGAACCGACGGGGACGACGGAGGCGGACCCGACGCCGGGACGGGCGGCGACTCCGAGGAGTGGGTGTTTCTGGGGATGCACGTGAGCGTCGCGCACGACCCGGAGGACGGCTGA